In Bacteroides cellulosilyticus, the genomic stretch TAAATAGATGTTTTTGAATGGAAAGCAAAAAGTCCAATCATTGCCAGTAACATCATAAAACTACTGATAGCAAAGAACAATTTAGCATTCATCCTCCTCAAAATAAAAGAACCTGTGAAGCAACCTGCCGTACGGAAAATGAAGTAGAGACTGGTAGCAAACGCAGCGTCATCCAATCCCATACCCAAACGCTCCATTAGAATCTTAGGAGCAGTAGTATTCGTACCTACATCGATTCCTACATGGCACATGATACCGATGAAAGAAAGCAAAACAAACGGCTTACCCAATAAAGCCAAACACTCACCGAACGTAGAAGGTTTTCCTTCCTCTTTCTCCTCGGCAATCTGTGTCTGTCCCAACAATAAAACGGCTATCACAGCTATCACCATATAAATAGGGAACAGCACACGCCAACCCAAACCGAACGACGGAATGGCCTGTGTAGCTCCCCACATAGCAATGTAAGGTGCAAGAAACGAAGCAATCGCCTTTACAAATTGTCCGAAGGTAAGGCTACTTGCCAGCCGGTCACCTCTCACGATGTTGGAAAGCAGCGGATTCAGTGAAGTCTGCATCAATGCATTGCCGATACCTAATAAAGAGAAAGAAAGCAGCATCAACGTATAGCTATCACCAAAAACAGGCAATAGCAACGAAGCAAAGGTCACAACCAAACTAAGTAGTACCGTCTTTTTTTGTCCGATACGGCTCATCAACATACCTGTCGGCACAGAGAAGATCAGGAACCAAAAGAAAACCAGCGAGGGAAAGATGTTAGCCTGAGAATCAGTCAGACCCAAATCTGCTTTTACATAGTTGGAGGCGATGCCCACCAGATCCACAAATCCCATAGCGAAAAAGCAGAGCATCACAGGGATCAGCTTGGATAACGAAGAATTAGATTTCATTGTTGTATGGTATTAATTTAAGTATTTCTTGCTCGGGAAAGCACGTTGCAAAGGAAGCGAATATCAAGGCAACAGGATAACAATCTTGTTACAAAGAGTGGCAATTATGATACAAGAATGTTTTTTAAGCGCATTTCAAGGGCATTATTTCTCTTTTTAGCTACATTTGTGGAAAATTATCCAAAGAAACTTTTTAAACAACAATATGGAAACACTCTTTAATGGACGACTCAGCATTGAAGTCTCTGCACATGGAGCAGAGCTATGCAGTATTTTTTCTAACGGAAAAGAATATCTATGGCAGGCAGATCCTGCATTCTGGAAACGCCATTCGCCAGTACTCTTCCCGATTGTAGGAAGCGTATGGGAGAATAAATATCGAAACGAAGGCACCACTTATGTCCTCACTCAGCATGGATTTGCCCGCGACATGGAGTTCACACTGATATCCGAGGAAAACGATGAAGTCCGCTACCAGCTTGTCAGCAACGAAGAAACGCTCAAGAAATATCCTTTCCCATTCCGTCTCACCATCGGCTATCGCATTCGCGAGAAGAAGGTCGATGTCATGTGGGAAGTAGAGAATACCGGGGAGAAGGAAATGCACTTCCAGATTGGTGCACATCCGGCATTCTACTATCCGGATTTCGATGCCGAAACGCAAGAACGGGGGTTCTTCGGTTTCAATAAGAAAAGCGGACTGAAATACATACTTATTTCTGAAAAAGGATGTGCCGACCCGGACACCCAATATCCTCTGAAACTGACAAACGATTTGTTGCCATTGGATACACATACATTTGACAAAGATGCACTTATATTGGAGGGAAGCCAGGTGCGGCGGGTTACTCTATATAACAAGGAAAAATCCCCTTATCTCAGCCTCCATTTCGATGCACCTGTTGTCGGACTGTGGTCGCCACCTGCCAAAAATGCCCCGTTTGTCTGTATTGAACCATGGTACGGTCGTTGCGACAAAGCACATTATACAGGAGAGTATAAAGATAAGGATTGGATACAGCATCTGCAACCCGAAGAGATATTCAGGGGAAAATATACCATTGAAATAGAAGAGTAAAGGAGAAGCCGTACCTGGTCCGTATCTGGTCCAAACGCTTAGGTACGGAGCAGCTACGGAGCGGGTACGGCTTTGATAAAATTCGGGAACAGAAAAGGAGGAAATATAGACCAATCTTATTTCAACTTATAAACCTTGAATGAACTTACCGCATAGCTACCACCTTTGGCATAGAAGCTGATACGGTTGTAAGGTTCCGAAGGAAACACAAGGTTTGTCATTGCGAAACGTCCGTCATCGCCAAACGCTTCAATACTTGATTTATCAACGAAAAGACGTAGCGTCATTTCCGAATTGCCTTCTATCGGGGCAAGAGTCAGCACCGGAAAGTCCGGACTGAATGATACGATTCCGCTCTTACTACGATCCATCGCAAACTTCTTCTCTACCAGATTATAGTAAATATCCACTTCTTCTCCTTTTGAATTGAAAAGTTGGAAGCCAATGACTTCTGCATTTCTGTTCTTAATCGTCATTTCAATTTCATACGTACCTGTATTATCCGAAAGCAGTTTGTCCATATTATAAGTACGGTCCACCTTGAAGGAATGCTTCTTTTCTTCTTTTCCACGCAGTTTCAGCAGTTCTCGCGAAGGGGAAGATTTCAAATAGGTCTCACCCGCCGAAGTATAGAGGCTCAGATCACGGGGAACAGAATTTGCACTACGATATTGCATGGTAGGCACATCATTGGCATACTGCCAGTTGCTCATCCATGCCAATGCGATATGTCGTCCTTCAGGTGCATTACTCCAGGTTACAGCAGCATAATGATCTTTTCCCCAGTCCATCCATTTCGTCATTTTCGGAGATTCATTTACGAATGTTTTTCCATCAAACATTCCTACAAAGTACTGGGCAGCACTACCACCGAAAGGTCCTCCCGGATTAATATTACATATCAATACCCATTTTTTCAGTTCCGTGCCTTCAATAGGTAATTCAATCAGGTCGGGGCATTCCCAAACGCCTCCATGAGCTCCCTGTCCTTCACCGAAACTACTTTCATAAGTCCAGTCTTTCAGATTGGCCGAAGAGTAGAACTGCATTTCCTGTCCCACAGCAAGAACCATAATCCATTTGTCAGTAGTATCATGCCAGAATACTTTCGGATCGCGAAAGTCTCGCTGTGTAGAAGTCAGAATCGGATTACGCGCATACTTTTTGAAAGTCTTTCCATTATCAAGGCTATAAGCCATGCTCTGCACCTGGCGTTCGCTTGCCGAAGTATAGAAAGCGATGATGGCTCCGGCACCGAAACCAGCCGTATTATCCTTATCTACTACGCAAGAACCGCTGAAGATAGCACCGAGTGCATCGGGGGCGATAGCTACAGGCTGATGTTCCCAGGAAACGAGGTCGGTGCTGGTGGTATGTCCCCAGCTCAGGTTTCCCCAGAATGAACCATACGGATTGTATTGATAGAACAAATGATAAACGCCATCTTTATATACCATACCATTCGGATCATTCATCCAGCCATATTGAGGAGTGAAGTGATAAAGCGGACGGAAACTCTCGCGATTGGATGTATCAAACTCATTGGAAAGTTTCATTTCATCCCAGCAAACAGCCGTATCGGGTATCAACTGAAAGTTGAAGGAAAGTGATTTATCATCAAATCCTGAGAGATCTACCGGAACAAAATAGTCCACCTTATTTATAGCCAGACGAACATTCATATTGCGCACTACGTCATTATCTGCTATCATATACAGTTTTGCTTCCGGAGAAGCCTCTTCCACGGGAAGCAACAAAAATTTCTTCTGGTTCTCAATCTGGACAATACTCTGTCCGTCACCTAAATGTTTAATCACGAAAGGAGGATTAATAGCCTGACACGAAAAGACAGACCAGATTGTACCTATTATAAAGGTAAGGGTCCATCGCACAGTCCACAAATTGTTTTTTAAATTCATAATGTTTTTGGGTATTACATTTAATTAATAATGGGTTGCTCGAGAAAGCACTTTGCAAAGGAAGCGAATAAAAGGGAAATAGTCTGTCATTTATGTTTCAGAAGCTAACAAAATTGATACAGGAAGAAAAAAAGGGATATTCAAATATAATTTTGTATCAAAATTACCAGTATCCGAAACATAAATTATACTTCCTGTCACATAAATTCCCTTTCTTTGCAACATCAAAACACTACTCGGGAAAGCATGTTTTGAGAGGTAATCCTCAGCGATTACAAAATGAAAAGCATATTAATTAAAATCTAAAAACATGGAAGGCATAAAAAAAATACTTCTATTTGTACTTGTACTTCTCCTTACAAGTATCACTTCATTTGCCCAACAGATTCAAGTGAAAGGTACTATTGTTGATAAATTGAATGGCGAGTCCATTATCGGTGCTTCTGTTGTGGAAGTTGGTCCTGTCAGTAATGGAACGATTACAGACATTGACGGCAATTTCACATTATCCGTTACTTCGGGAAGCACATTATCTATCTCTTATATAGGATATAAAACGATTGCAGTAAAAGCTCAGCCAACTTTACGTATTGAGTTGGAAGAAGATTCACAACTTATTGACGAAGTAGTGGTGACCGGTTATTCTACCCAGCGTAAAGCAGATTTGACAGGTTCGGTTACCGTAGTATCTACCAAATCGTTGAAAGCGACATCAAGCACTGATCCAATGAAAGCTTTGCAAGGTAAGGTGCCGGGCATGACAATTACATCAGACGGCTCGCCAAGCGGTGTCGGTACGGTACGCATTCGTGGTATCGGTTCTTTCAATTCTTCTCAAGATCCTTTGTATGTGATTGACGGTGTACCGACCAATGCTACACTCAATTCACTGAATACTAATGACATTGAAAGTATGCAGGTGCTGAAGGATGCAGCTTCGGCCAGTATTTATGGTTCGCGCGCCGCTAATGGTGTTATTATTATAACCACTAAACAAGGTAAAAAAGGCGATAAAGTTAAAGTAGACTTTTCCGCTAACTTAACGGCTCAGTTCTATACTCCACAGTCCATGATGGAATTATGCAGTACTCCGGAGTATGCTACAGCTATGGCACAGGCTGCTTTAAATGATGGTTTAGATCCTGTGGCCTATGCCAGTAACTACGGTCTGAACCTGAATGCTAAAACCGGAATGGGCATTTCCGTTTATAATCCGGCAACCAAACAATATCAGGATTATGTAGTGAACGGCCTCTATGACGGCTATATCAACCAGTCTAAAACAATGAAATGTTCGAATACGGATTGGCTGGATACGATTTCCCGGATTGGCTTTTCTCAGATTTACGATATTTCATTGTCTCATGCCACA encodes the following:
- a CDS encoding MFS transporter, with product MKSNSSLSKLIPVMLCFFAMGFVDLVGIASNYVKADLGLTDSQANIFPSLVFFWFLIFSVPTGMLMSRIGQKKTVLLSLVVTFASLLLPVFGDSYTLMLLSFSLLGIGNALMQTSLNPLLSNIVRGDRLASSLTFGQFVKAIASFLAPYIAMWGATQAIPSFGLGWRVLFPIYMVIAVIAVLLLGQTQIAEEKEEGKPSTFGECLALLGKPFVLLSFIGIMCHVGIDVGTNTTAPKILMERLGMGLDDAAFATSLYFIFRTAGCFTGSFILRRMNAKLFFAISSFMMLLAMIGLFAFHSKTSIYICIALIGYGNSNIFSIVFSQALLYMPGKKNEVSGLMIMGLFGGTVFPLAMGLASDAVGQSGAVAVMTIGVLYLLYYTLKIKK
- a CDS encoding aldose 1-epimerase family protein, producing METLFNGRLSIEVSAHGAELCSIFSNGKEYLWQADPAFWKRHSPVLFPIVGSVWENKYRNEGTTYVLTQHGFARDMEFTLISEENDEVRYQLVSNEETLKKYPFPFRLTIGYRIREKKVDVMWEVENTGEKEMHFQIGAHPAFYYPDFDAETQERGFFGFNKKSGLKYILISEKGCADPDTQYPLKLTNDLLPLDTHTFDKDALILEGSQVRRVTLYNKEKSPYLSLHFDAPVVGLWSPPAKNAPFVCIEPWYGRCDKAHYTGEYKDKDWIQHLQPEEIFRGKYTIEIEE
- a CDS encoding GH32 C-terminal domain-containing protein; amino-acid sequence: MNLKNNLWTVRWTLTFIIGTIWSVFSCQAINPPFVIKHLGDGQSIVQIENQKKFLLLPVEEASPEAKLYMIADNDVVRNMNVRLAINKVDYFVPVDLSGFDDKSLSFNFQLIPDTAVCWDEMKLSNEFDTSNRESFRPLYHFTPQYGWMNDPNGMVYKDGVYHLFYQYNPYGSFWGNLSWGHTTSTDLVSWEHQPVAIAPDALGAIFSGSCVVDKDNTAGFGAGAIIAFYTSASERQVQSMAYSLDNGKTFKKYARNPILTSTQRDFRDPKVFWHDTTDKWIMVLAVGQEMQFYSSANLKDWTYESSFGEGQGAHGGVWECPDLIELPIEGTELKKWVLICNINPGGPFGGSAAQYFVGMFDGKTFVNESPKMTKWMDWGKDHYAAVTWSNAPEGRHIALAWMSNWQYANDVPTMQYRSANSVPRDLSLYTSAGETYLKSSPSRELLKLRGKEEKKHSFKVDRTYNMDKLLSDNTGTYEIEMTIKNRNAEVIGFQLFNSKGEEVDIYYNLVEKKFAMDRSKSGIVSFSPDFPVLTLAPIEGNSEMTLRLFVDKSSIEAFGDDGRFAMTNLVFPSEPYNRISFYAKGGSYAVSSFKVYKLK